One segment of Brassica napus cultivar Da-Ae chromosome C3, Da-Ae, whole genome shotgun sequence DNA contains the following:
- the LOC106374437 gene encoding uncharacterized protein LOC106374437, which yields MADTQNTIFVFRPDQQNLAPKPLTPFSAVTPHRATASRARRLISTTTLEMIIEEDTAPEEDHPSTVAARDTLPVFPSTSCFLMANKQVSFMLYGSCKCP from the coding sequence ATGGCTGATACCCAAAATACCATTTTCGTCTTCCGACCAGACCAGCAGAATCTGGCACCTAAACCTCTGACTCCATTCTCTGCCGTGACCCCTCACCGTGCTACGGCCTCACGAGCACGCCGCCTCATCTCTACCACAACCCTCGAAATGATTATTGAAGAAGATACCGCACCGGAAGAAGATCATCCTAGCACTGTCGCTGCGAGGGATACTCTTCCGGTATTTCCGTCGACCTCCTGTTTCTTGATGGCCAATAAACAAGTCTCTTTCATGTTATACGGAAGCTGCAAGTGCCCTTGA